The following coding sequences are from one Candidatus Binataceae bacterium window:
- a CDS encoding MoxR family ATPase — protein sequence MFSSIDDVIERFAQQRYIASRRIATVVYLAAALKKPILVEGPAGVGKTDLAKVLAAALGHTLIRLQCYEGLDEGKALYEWEYAKQLLYTQILKDKISEVLTGAQGLAAAVDRIAKEDEVFFSERFVLPRPLLKAITADEPVVLLIDEIDKADAEFEAFLLELLSDFQVTVPEIGTFKARQLPLVVLTSNNAREMSDALKRRCLHLYIDFPDRDQELAIIKLKAPEAADKLATEVVSVVQSLRKLDLKKTPGISETIDWVKALTLLNVQSLDQELVNETLDTIVKYEGDVRKAQDELKEYVRRARARRGSDAGPASDKDLLN from the coding sequence ATGTTTTCGTCGATCGATGACGTAATCGAGCGCTTCGCCCAGCAGCGCTACATCGCCAGCCGCCGCATCGCGACCGTCGTGTACCTGGCCGCCGCGCTCAAGAAGCCGATCCTGGTCGAGGGCCCGGCGGGCGTCGGCAAGACCGACCTCGCCAAGGTGCTCGCCGCCGCGCTCGGTCACACCCTCATCCGCCTGCAATGCTACGAGGGACTCGACGAGGGCAAGGCGCTCTACGAGTGGGAGTACGCCAAACAACTGCTCTACACGCAGATCCTCAAGGACAAGATCAGCGAGGTGCTGACCGGCGCGCAGGGGCTGGCCGCCGCCGTGGACCGCATCGCCAAGGAGGACGAGGTCTTCTTCTCCGAGCGCTTCGTGCTACCGCGGCCGCTGCTCAAGGCAATCACCGCCGACGAGCCGGTGGTGCTGCTGATCGACGAGATCGACAAGGCCGACGCCGAGTTCGAGGCCTTCCTGCTCGAGCTGCTCTCGGACTTCCAGGTCACCGTGCCCGAGATCGGCACCTTCAAGGCGCGCCAGCTTCCGCTGGTGGTGCTGACCTCGAATAACGCGCGCGAGATGTCCGACGCGCTCAAGCGCCGCTGCCTGCACCTCTACATCGACTTCCCCGACCGCGATCAGGAGCTCGCGATCATCAAGCTCAAGGCGCCCGAGGCGGCCGACAAGCTGGCCACCGAGGTCGTCTCGGTGGTGCAATCGCTGCGCAAGCTCGACTTGAAGAAAACCCCCGGCATCAGCGAGACTATCGACTGGGTCAAGGCGCTGACGCTGCTCAACGTGCAGAGCCTCGACCAGGAACTGGTCAACGAGACCCTCGACACGATCGTCAAGTACGAAGGCGACGTGCGCAAGGCGCAGGACGAGCTCAAGGAGTACGTGCGGCGGGCGCGCGCGCGGCGCGGCAGCGACGC